One Scyliorhinus canicula chromosome 9, sScyCan1.1, whole genome shotgun sequence DNA segment encodes these proteins:
- the LOC119971965 gene encoding transmembrane 7 superfamily member 3-like — MWLCAVELLLAASGVLTAQCHSSRGLAGGAGCLPPSAAAGYIQIPLLEPVSILLEPNECKQIVVANISSQTAFVIAQVYTHMQDVTVSLSPSFPADASYTSPSAGVVLTLTPATFYIRAEEEMVSAVLFALSYTALDPVPGACNTEFSLENDPNLHLTYNRYETAVRFAPANLGTVRQLAPPACDVKTDVHTRWRLTYDIYQYFLPENDLTMESLSKGMSKMSSVQEIERNGIKITTRNSFQQSITYGNSYIGTGVIYNVIVRDPHLKTSASYAPVSTYACSLSSEGYLCKHSDRNFIYIKVLCTVIGVYGLILCLIGHRIFEAEFLFFGFLIFGFMSFVLVTRFSALNFIDRLTITVAAGLLGGVIVTLIRCIFGIPVPCVAFVGMVLGFLVAAIVFFTPLANCTIFRNDVNFWIIFCCVMLVVPTILILRPRALNIITCALVGSYSVIIAIGVYVYTSLTYIILNVIKRAIHPDFAKVESDAPFQRTDLILTSIWAMLFVSGVSLQFILERNRLPFPPCPYDNWRRRRNTTYGERTPLLRPPDI, encoded by the exons gTTACATTCAAATTCCTCTCTTGGAGCCAGTTTCTATTCTATTGGAGCCTAATGAATGTAAACAAATCGTGGTTGCAAACATAAGTAGCCAGACTGCCTTTGTGATTGCCCAAGTATACACTCATATGCAGGATGTGACGGTATCCCTCTCTCCG TCCTTTCCTGCAGATGCATCATATACAAGCCCGAGTGCTGGTGTAGTGCTGACGTTGACGCCAGCAACATTCTACATTCGAGCTGAAGAAGAAATGGTGTCGGCAGTTCTGTTTGCTCTCTCCTACACCGCTCTAG ATCCTGTACCTGGTGCCTGCAACACAGAGTTTTCCCTTGAAAATGATCCAAATCTGCATTTGACGTACAATAGATATGAAACTGCTGTTAGGTTTGCACCAGCTAACCTGGGCACAGTGAG ACAATTGGCACCTCCTGCTTGTGATGTTAAGACAGATGTTCACACCCGATGGAGACTGACCTATGATATTTACCAGTATTTTCTACCCGAGAATGACCTCACCATGGAAAGTCTATCAAAAGGAATGAGTAAAATGTCATCTGTACAAGAGATCGAAAGGAATGGAATAAAG ATCACCACAAGAAATTCGTTCCAGCAGTCAATAACCTATGGAAACTCTTATATTGGCACTGGTGTGATATACAATGTTATTGTCAGGGACCCTCATTTGAAAACCTCTGCGTCTTATGCTCCTGTATCCACATACGCCTGCAGTTTGTCTTCTGAAGGATACCTGTGTAAGCACTCAG ATAGAAATTTTATCTACATAAAGGTTTTGTGCACAGTAATTGGAGTCTATGGCTTAATTCTCTGTTTGATTGGCCATAGAATCTTTGAAGCAG AATTTCTGTTCTTTGGATTCTTGATCTTTGGATTTATGAGCTTTGTGTTGGTAACACGATTCTCTGCACTCAACTTCATTG atcggttAACCATTACAGTAGCAGCAGGACTGCTAGGTGGGGTGATCGTGACGCTGATTCGGTGTATATTTGGTATTCCTGTCCCCTGTGTAGCATTCGTGGGAATGGTGCTGGGGTTTCTGGTGGCAGCAATCGTTTTCTTTACTCCCCTTG CAAATTGTACGATATTTCGTAATGACGTCAACTTCTGGATTATTTTTTGCTGTGTGATGCTGGTCGTCCCCACGATTCTGATTCTTCGTCCAAGGGCA ttgaaCATCATCACGTGTGCACTGGTGGGCTCTTATTCTGTAATTATTGCTATTGGCGTATATGTCTACACCAGCCTGACATACATAATTCTAAATGTCATCAAACGAGCAATACACCCAGATTTTGCAAAGGTGGAAAGTGATGCTCCTTTCCAACGTACAG ATCTCATCCTGACGTCAATATGGGCCATGCTGTTTGTTAGTGGTGTATCATTGCAGTTTATTTTGGAAAGAAACAGATTACCttttccaccctgtccatacgataactggaggaggaggagaaacacAACATATGGAGAACGAACTCCTCTGTTACGGCCGCCTGATATATGA